The following is a genomic window from Actinomadura sp. WMMB 499.
GTACCGGGCGGCCCGCCGGATCGCCGCCGGGGAGGCGTTGCCGACCCACACCGGCGGCATCGGGACCGCGGGGGACGGCGCGACGGGCGCCCCGGCCTCGTCGGGGAGGGGGGTCGGCTCACCCGCGAGGAGCCGGGGGAGCAGGTCGAGGGCCGTGTCGGTGCGGCGGCCGCGGTCCCGGTAGGGGACCCCGGCGGCGGCCCACTGGGCGGGTCCGCCGCCCGAGCCGACGCCCAGGACGAGCCGTCCGCCGGACACGTGCTGGAGCGTCGCGATCTGCTTGGCGGCCCAGGCCAGCGGGCGGATCGCCGGGACGAGCACGCTGGTGCCGATCGTGATCCGGTCGGTGGCCGCGGCGGCGACGGCGAGCGCGACGGACGCGTCCAGGGTCGGGCCGCCGGCGGCGAGGTGGTCGCCGTGCCAGACGCCGTCGAGGCCCGCGTTCTCGGCGTGCCGGGCGGCGTCCCGCAGCGTGATGCCGTCCCGGCGCTGGACGGCGATGCCGGGGAGGATCACGCCGATCTCGAAGTCGTTCATGGGCCCGATGCTGGTGCCTCGAGTGAGGTTGAGGTCAAGCCGGGCGTTCGAAGAGGAGCTCGCGGCCGTCCTCCTCGTCCCACTGCTCGCCGACGTGGACGAACCCGTGCCCGGCGATCGTCGCGAGCGACCCCGCGTTGTCCGGGCCGATCGAGGCGCGGACCGTCCGGACGGACGGTTCCGCGGCGGCCCGGTCGAGGAGCGCTTCGAGCATCGCGCGGGCGTGCCCGCGGCGGCGGTGGGCCGGGTCGACGGAGTAGGCGACCTCGACCAGCCCGTTCGCGTCGGGCGCACCGTGGTAGCCCGCGTGCCCGACGACGGCGCCGCCGGGCTCGGCGACGGCGGCCCGCGCGATCCAGGGCGCGTCGGCCGGGGTGCGGGCGAGCTGGTCGAGGCGGCGGCGCCAGACGCTCCGCGCCTGGTCGGTCAGGAAGTACTCGGTGAGTTCGACGCCGGCCGCCGCGGAGGCGCGGGCGAGATCGCCGTCGAGG
Proteins encoded in this region:
- a CDS encoding LLM class flavin-dependent oxidoreductase, which translates into the protein MNDFEIGVILPGIAVQRRDGITLRDAARHAENAGLDGVWHGDHLAAGGPTLDASVALAVAAAATDRITIGTSVLVPAIRPLAWAAKQIATLQHVSGGRLVLGVGSGGGPAQWAAAGVPYRDRGRRTDTALDLLPRLLAGEPTPLPDEAGAPVAPSPAVPMPPVWVGNASPAAIRRAARYGDGWFPSLITPREVAGGAARLAELAAGHGRRVPAVAVGGTSALGGGDVPTRADIAAGIASAYGRPPEEAADVPLTGPPAAAAERLAAYRDAGARHAVIGVAGGDWRTQVDLLAEARSLLR
- a CDS encoding GNAT family N-acetyltransferase; translated protein: MPVRFVQLPEAALRALLDGDLARASAAAGVELTEYFLTDQARSVWRRRLDQLARTPADAPWIARAAVAEPGGAVVGHAGYHGAPDANGLVEVAYSVDPAHRRRGHARAMLEALLDRAAAEPSVRTVRASIGPDNAGSLATIAGHGFVHVGEQWDEEDGRELLFERPA